The Amblyomma americanum isolate KBUSLIRL-KWMA chromosome 5, ASM5285725v1, whole genome shotgun sequence genome window below encodes:
- the LOC144135281 gene encoding uncharacterized protein LOC144135281 has protein sequence MAVVFCLLLLGFTALVTYSVWTTIDDADTIDIDDVDGDETMQITYRSAPGTPTPRVAPSTQSEHHDTTLSRSSTLSVGEDTTSSGPGILTTLPTVPSSTNRRGDLPPHAV, from the exons ATGGCTGTCGTTTTCTGCCTTCTGCTGCTGGGCTTTACGGCACTCGTTACCTACTCCGTGTGGACCACAATCGACG ACGCCGATACCATAGACATCGATGACGTGGACGGCGACGAGACTATGCAAATCACCTACAGGAGTGCACCGGGCACCCCCACCCCAAGAGTCGCTCCGTCCACGCAATCTGAACATCACGACACAACTCTAAGCCGCTCTTCGACGCTGTCGGTAGGTGAAGATACTACGTCATCCGGGCCAGGCATTCTGACAACCCTGCCAACGGTTCCGAGTTCAACAAACAGAAGAGGAGACCTTCCACCACACGCAGTGTAG